Proteins encoded in a region of the Streptomyces sp. NBC_01471 genome:
- a CDS encoding DUF1254 domain-containing protein, translating to MTDHTDDADRSGTPPSEAGSAPTGSTPSGSAPTGFTPAPSAGSASPGPPSPSVPPVPSDLTELAAEAYVYGYPLVFDLSMVQTALHEGFGSLPSASFNEFAHSSRLATPDARFVSVNNDTVYSIAQLDLSGGPLLLHVPDTLGAYYVLQFIDAWSNNFAYVGRRATGTGETKWLIVPPGWAGETPEGLTGVIDAPTTVVSIAGRFACEGPADLPRVHGLQQRLTLKVLEEFMHHTWLPAPDPDVPEPLHFFEKLRVWMAAFPPSADDCAYQDRFQPLQLLEEGPSPYLHHAAPELVHALTEGLKRGAARVEKASRTGVDGARAPGAWEMNPHLFDYNLDWFGVGTHDSPEWRIADRTASYLTRAVAARVGLWGNHGYEAVYAHTFEDADGHWLNGSRKYTLRFDSPPPVLSFWSVTMYDSPDYYLVANPEDRYSIGDRTPGLVYGDDGSLTLHIQKDRPTDPAEAANWLPAPEGDFRPMLRLYTPEQTVLDGSYEIPRITAKREPGTA from the coding sequence GTGACCGACCACACCGACGACGCCGACCGCTCCGGCACACCCCCCTCCGAGGCCGGCTCCGCACCCACCGGATCGACACCCTCCGGCTCCGCACCCACCGGCTTCACACCCGCCCCTTCCGCCGGTTCCGCTTCTCCCGGCCCTCCCAGCCCTTCCGTGCCCCCCGTCCCCTCCGATCTCACGGAGCTGGCAGCCGAGGCGTACGTGTACGGATACCCGCTGGTCTTCGACCTGTCGATGGTCCAGACCGCACTCCACGAAGGGTTCGGTTCGCTGCCGTCCGCCTCCTTCAACGAGTTCGCGCACTCCTCACGGCTCGCCACCCCCGACGCGCGCTTCGTGTCCGTGAACAACGACACGGTGTACTCGATCGCGCAGCTCGACCTCTCCGGCGGCCCGCTGCTGCTGCACGTACCGGACACCCTCGGCGCGTACTACGTACTGCAGTTCATCGACGCGTGGAGCAACAACTTCGCCTACGTCGGCCGCCGGGCGACCGGTACGGGTGAGACCAAGTGGCTGATCGTGCCGCCCGGCTGGGCCGGTGAAACCCCCGAGGGGCTGACCGGGGTGATCGACGCGCCGACCACGGTCGTCTCGATCGCCGGACGCTTCGCCTGCGAGGGCCCGGCCGACCTGCCGCGGGTGCACGGGCTGCAGCAGCGGCTCACACTCAAGGTCCTCGAAGAATTCATGCACCACACCTGGCTGCCCGCCCCTGACCCCGACGTGCCGGAACCGCTGCACTTCTTCGAGAAGCTGCGGGTCTGGATGGCGGCCTTCCCGCCGTCGGCGGACGACTGCGCCTACCAGGACCGGTTCCAGCCGCTGCAACTCCTGGAGGAGGGCCCGTCGCCGTACCTCCACCACGCGGCCCCGGAGCTCGTACACGCGCTCACCGAAGGGCTGAAGCGCGGGGCGGCACGGGTCGAGAAGGCGAGCCGGACGGGGGTGGACGGCGCCCGGGCACCCGGTGCCTGGGAGATGAACCCGCACCTCTTCGACTACAACCTGGACTGGTTCGGGGTGGGGACGCACGACTCCCCGGAGTGGCGCATCGCGGACCGGACGGCGTCGTATCTGACCAGGGCGGTGGCCGCGCGGGTCGGTCTGTGGGGCAACCACGGCTACGAAGCGGTGTACGCACACACCTTCGAGGACGCGGACGGCCACTGGCTCAACGGCTCCAGGAAGTACACCCTGCGCTTCGACAGCCCGCCGCCCGTGCTGTCGTTCTGGTCCGTGACCATGTACGACTCACCGGACTACTACCTCGTGGCCAACCCCGAGGACCGCTACTCGATCGGTGACCGCACGCCCGGTCTGGTGTACGGCGACGACGGTTCGCTGACGCTGCACATCCAGAAGGACCGCCCCACCGACCCGGCTGAGGCAGCCAACTGGCTGCCCGCACCGGAGGGCGACTTCCGGCCGATGCTCCGTCTCTACACACCGGAGCAGACCGTCCTGGACGGGAGTTACGAGATCCCGCGCATCACCGCGAAACGGGAGCCCGGGACCGCCTGA